DNA sequence from the Bufo bufo chromosome 3, aBufBuf1.1, whole genome shotgun sequence genome:
AAGTATTAAGGGGTTACATGTTAAGAAAAACATATCTGCTTGTTTACAGAAACAGTGCCACTGTTCATAGACTGGGTACGGTACTGCCGCTCAGTTCCATTCATGGGGGAGCGTCAACAAGCAGTCTAGcatccttaaccacttaaggaccacaggtttatacccccctaaagaccaggcccttttttacaaatcggcactccacaactttagcggtttattgctcggtcatgcaacttaccacccaaatgaattttacctccttttcttctcactaatagagctttcattcggtggtatttcattgctgctgacatttttactttttttgttattaatcgaaatttaacgatttttttgcaaaaaaatgacatttttcactttcatttgtaacattttgcaaaaaaaacgagatccatatataaattttgctctaaatttattgttctacatgtctttgataaaaaaaaatgtttgggtaaaaaaaaaaaatggtttgggtaaaagttatagcgtttacaaactatggtacaaaaatgtgaatttccgctttttgaagcagctctgactttctgagcacctgtcatgtttcctgaggttctacaatgcccagacagtacaaacaccccacaaatgaccccatttcggaaagtagacaccctaaggtattcgctgatgggcatagtgagttcatagaactttttattttttgtcacaagttagtggaaaatgatgattttttttttttgatttttttttcttacaaagtctcatattccactaacttgtgacaaaaaataaaaacgtctatgaactcactatgcccatcagcgaataccttggggtgtcttctttccaaaatggggtcacttgtggggtagttatactgccctggcattctaggggcccaaatgtgtggcaagtagtttgaaatcaaaatgtgtaaaaaatgaccggtgaaatccgaaaggtgctctttggaatgtgggcccctttgcccacctaggctgcaaaaaagtgccacacatgtggtatcaccgtactcaggagaagttggggaatgtgttttggggtgtcattttacatatacccatgctgggtgagataaatatcttggtcaaatgccaactttgtataaaaaaatgggaaaagttgtcttttgccaagatatttctctcacccagcatgggtatatgtaaaatgacaccccaaaacacattccccaacttctcctgagtatggagataccacatgtgtgacacttttttgcagcctaggtgggcaaaggggcccatattcaaagagcacctttcggatttcaccggtcattttttacacattttgatttcaaacttcttaccacacatttgggcccctagaatgccagggcagtataactaccccacaagtgaccccattttggaaagaagacacccccaggtatttcgtgatgggcatagtgagttcatggaagtttttattttttgtcacaagttagtggaatatgagactttgtaagggaaaaaaaaaaaaaattatcattttccgctaacttgtgacaaaaaatatataattctaggaactcgccatgcccctcacggaataccttggggtgtcttctttccaaaatggggtcacttgtggggtagttatactgccctggcattttccaggggccctaatgtgtggtaagtaggtaaatgaccagtgaaatcctaaaggtgttctttggaatgtgggcccctttgcccacctaggctgcaaaaaagtgccacacatgtggtatcgccgtattcaggagaagttggggaatgtgttttggggtgtcattttacatatacccatgctgggtgagattaatatcttggtcaaatgccaactttgtataaaaaaatgggaaaagttgtcttttgccaagatatttctctcacccagcatgggtatatgtaaaatgacaccccaaaacacattgcccaacttctcctgagtacggcgacaccagatgtgtgacacttttttgcagcctagatgcgcaaaggggcccacattccttttatgagggcatttttagacacttggatcccagacttcttctcacgctttagggcccctaaaatgccagggcagtataaataccccacatgtgaccccattttggaaagaagacaccccaaggtattaaatgaggggcatggcgagttcatcgaattttttttttttggcacaagttagcggaaattgattttatttatttttttctcacaaagtctccctttccgctaacttgggacaaaaatttcaatctttcatggactcaatatgcccctcacggaatacctgggggtgtcttctttccgaaatggggtcacatgtggggtatttatactgccctggcattctaggggccctaaagcgtgagaagaagtctggaatataaatgtctaaaaaattttacgcatttggattccgtgaggggtagggtgacttcatgtgagattttattttttgacacaagttagtggaatatgagactttgtaagaaaaaaaatataatttacgctaacttgggccaaaaaaatgtctgaatggagccttacagaggggtgatcaatgacaggggggtgatcaatgacaggggggtgatccgggagtctatatggggtgatcacccccctgtcattgatcacccccctataaggctccattcagatgtccgtatgtgttttgcggatccgatccatgtatccgtggatccgtaaaaatcatacggacatctgaatgcagcctgacagggggggtgatcaatgacagggggggtgatcagggagtctatatggggtgatcaccccccctggaaggctccagggagatgcctgtatgtgttttgcggatccgatccatctatcagtggatccgtaaaaatcatgcggacatctgaatggagctttacagggaggtgatcaatgacaggggggtgatcagggagtctatatggggtgatcaccacagttattgatcacgcccctgtaaggctccattcagacgtccgtatgcgttttgcggatccgatccatctatcagtggatccgtaaaaatcatgcggacatctgaatggagctttacaggggggtgatcaatgacaggggggtaatcaatgacaggggagtgatcagggagactatatggggtgatcaccacagtcattgatcacgcccctgtaaggctccattcagacgtccgtatgcgttttgcggatccgatccatctatcagtggatccataaaaatcatgcagacatctgaatggagctttacagggggttgatcaatgacaggggggtaatcaatgacaggggggtgatcagggagtctatatggggtgatcaccacagtcattgatcacacccctgtaaggctccattcagacgtccgtatgcgttttgcggatccgatccatctatcagtggatccgtaaaaatcatgcggacatctgaatggagctttacagggggggtgatcaatgacaggggggtaatcaatgacaggggggtgatcagggagtctatatggggtgatcaagggtgaataaggggttaataagtgacaggggggggggtgtagtgtagtggtgcttggtgcaacatattactgagctacctgtgtcctctggtggtcgatccaaacaaaggggaccaccagaggaccaggtagcaggtatattagacgctgttatcaaaacagcgtctaatatacctgttaggggttaaaaaaatcacatctccagcctgccagcgaacgatcgccgctggcaggctggagatccactctcttaccttccgttcctgtaagctctcgcgcctgtgtgcgcgtgttcacaggaaatctcggctcacgcgagatgacgccaattggcgttagtgtgacctgggagcgccgcagaaatgacgcctttctgcgttagcgcggcggcaagtggttaaaggctatggacaccttttaaggctttttttttttaaatgattgcattttactaatttcgcgctaaaaatcattttttcaattggtctttattaaaaatgtttagtTGTTTTTGAGATACAagtgttaaaaatcagtctgtttgcagagtatcacttctcagtGCTGTTAGCTGATGGCTCATGTGGAgttttatctctgatctcctgacttcATAAACACTAATTTTGAGCCATGTTCTTAACAGTTTGTTAAGagcttagctataatgagtgtttatgaggtcaggaggtcagagataaggcttcatgtGAGCCTTAAGCTGACAGAACTCAGAAGTGACAGTCAGCAAATAGACtgattttttaacccttgtatctcaaaAAATAACTGAACATTGTATGAGACCAATTGagaaatgagtaaaatacaatcataaacaATTTGCCCCATAGGTATCTAAATATATTGGTGAAAGGCAGGAGGGTAGcaaaatagcaaaaaaatgcatactcaTCAATTCAAACTTCCCTGCTCTAGTGCTGCCACTCAGTCCTTCCCACCGTAATGTCATCTTCTTGGCTGTAGTGGTTATGTGCCCATTTATGCATATGACTgcttcagccaatcactagcctcagCAGCATATGGCACATGCCTGCTgagtccagtgattggctgcagcagttatgTTCAGTATACGGGCACATCACTGCTTCAACTATGTACACAGAACCAGGTCAAGAGGACATAGAGTAGGACATAGAATTTTTAATCTACCCTTATAAATTTAGAATAGGGGTAATTACATAGCATCAGCCCTTACTGTATGTTTATTTGAAGACCCCATATTACAATATGTTTATAGAATATATAAAGAGCTGTAGGTGACGGTAGTCAGTTCTAACACCAAGTTTTTCTGGTTCTTGTTTCTTTAGATATTTGTTCTTTCAAGCATATTGACTCATCTTACGATAGCCTGGAGAATGAACTTAATGATGATGGAGATTCGCCGTACAGTGGTCTGCCTACAAGGAGGAATCATGACAACAGAAGCAGAGATTCTGTTTTGACGCTAAGTGATTGTGATCTGGATCACGTCTACAATGAAGAGAACAGGGCCTATAACTCCTCCCATGCACaacctgtgaagatgtcagcaacGTCTCAACGTCGATCAGTGTTACATGAGCAGTCTGAGGAGGACTCCCTGTGTTCCAATACTTCTGGGTACTCCTCTACTACCGATGTGAGGCGGCACAGACGTTGCTCTGAACCAGCTATTGGAATTTTGGCTTCAAGGTTCAGTCAACTTAATGAGTCTCCGCATGAGAACAACTCAAGTTGTGATGCTCTTCTTTCTCAGTCAGCTGATGATCATCTCAAGCAGCATCGCTATCTTCAAGTTGAAGGCCAAAAACTTATAAATCGCAGTTTGACTTTGGGTATTGACGTTGGTAAAAATGGTAATAAAAAGCAGACAGGGGACAAGAAAGGAACCTCCAATAGACTCATGCCACCCAATGCTTTGAGACTAAATATTTGCTCTCGAACTAGTTGTTCTAGCTTGTCTTCTCCTGGGACATCTCCTTCGGGATCTTCATTGAGTTCCTTGGACAGTGCTTTTTCTCAGTTCTCAGACTATTCAGTGTTAAACTCAAATGAAGTGCCTTCGCCCTTGGACTGCACATTGCGGCAACACAAAAAACAAGTAGAACTCAGTCCAGATTTCCTTGGAGAAAATTCCTTTTCAGGATTTGCAGTGGATGAAGAGGGCAAGCAGCCTTATAATGGCTCCACTTATATTACTGGAAAAGATGGAGCTGAGTTTCCAAACAATAAAATTTCACTTAGCGCTCCACCCATGGCATGGTTAAAAAATAGTCGATCTGCTGTAAAAATCTGGTCCTCAAAAAAGACAGACAAGCATGATACTAGCCATGCCACAAAAGCACTATCAGCAAATATACAGGAAATTTCAGAATGTTCCTTATTTAGGGAACACATAACTGTGCCAAATTTGGAGTGTGAAGCCAAGTACCTCCCAACAGGACATAGACCTAAAGAATACAAGGAGGAGGATCCTCAAAGTCAAACTTCTAAACATGGTGAAGAAGTAAGTAGTCGGAAACTCTTACCACATAGCAGAGATAAGGTTGTCCTTGATAGAAATGGGAATGGTGACAACGGTTTGGATTGTAGCTcatttatattcccatctcctgtCTCCATCAACATTGAAATATCTTCACACGTCCAAGAAAGCACACAATTGCCACAAACATTTTTTCTCGGTCATAATATTTCATTGTTTAGTCAGCTGAACCGTAGAAAATCTACTAATTCTTGCAGCTTAGAGGAGCCTGTGCTTCTCAATTCAAGTCTGAAGTCTTCTAGTGAACATTCAATCCACCAGCCTGAAGAGAACCCATCTCGCACAAAGGATGACACCACCAAAACCTCACTCAGTAGGGATATCAGCATTCGTGTGGCCAGTTTTAAGAAGAATAAAGTGCTACCTTCTAATGTGGACACTGGAATTAGGATTGCAAATTGCGACTTGGAGAAAAACTTTTGTGTTTCTCCAAAGCTAAGCACCAGTACTGGAGACTTATTTTTCCAGTCGGACATTCACAAACAAATGAAAAATCCACAAGAATGTGACAGTCCCATTACTAAGGGTGGCAGAGATTGGCCCTCCAAATTTTGTAGTGACCCGAAATTTGAAGACATTGACCAAAGATTTTTCGCAGAGGAATCCTATGTATAGGGTTGGGTTAGGAGAACCCAAATATCCTTCTTCAGTGGTCCTGAACTGCATCTGGCATACAAACTAATGGTTTTATTCATATATTATGAATCCATTTTGACTATGGACGAGTCTAATTTATGTGTATGAGTGTAGTGTGTTTTTTATGAGAAATTTACAGTATTTGACTTTCTTAGTGTTCATACAAGTGTTCCACTAGCATTCATTGATACTCATTCTAAAGTACATATGGGTTCGTTATGTATTGTGTTGTCTGaatagaaattaaaggggttgtctcatgttaGATATTGGTGGCATGTCACTAAAATGTGCCAccgatgtcagataggtgtgggtcccaaaaCAGAACCCCCGAAGTGAGTGAAGAGCAGCCGCACATGAACTGCTgccgtccattcatttctatggaactgccagaggtgggacccacacttatGTCCAGAATGGGACCtgaaagtgaaggaaagtgcactATGTGCGTTTGGTGTGCTCTCCCTTCATTTCTCTGGGAGTTCTGAATATAGCCGAGCGaacgcacttggctattttcgggaGTCCCATAGAAAAGAAAGGAAAATGCAATGCGCGAGCGCGGccgccactccattcacttctatggaactgccagagatagccaaaccagtgctcggctatttttagcagtctcatagaaattaatggagcgcgGCCGTGCATGAAAAGCTGCTCTCCACTGAGTTTGGGAGTCCCAttttgggacccacacctatctgagattggtggcatatcctagtgatatgcccccaatgtgtaagatgggacaacccctttaagtggaagTGTCCCTGTCTGCAggccttatactgtatattattaggTTTGTAAGCAGAACATTTTACCCTAAAAATTAAAGGGAACTGCTAACCATGATTATGCTCTTATTATATAGTTTTTAGGCCCAAAATTTTGTGTTGATTCCTTTTTTTATATGTCTTTATAATGGTCATAGATTGCATTCCTGATACAGAGCTTCAAAGCCCTTGCATACATATCGATGTAAAATATAACATGCTGGCTAcctgcagcctccactagagggagataggatgCTCACTGCATACAAGGTTATTATCGAGTTCAATGTATAACAATATGCTATAGCCTCTGAAGC
Encoded proteins:
- the ARHGAP20 gene encoding rho GTPase-activating protein 20 isoform X2 encodes the protein MALQQFGVEGSETDYQLWVTSGKDDAPYPLIGHEFPVGIKMSHIRDALPQMQGANNSINLAGAFLMEQLPREMQCQFILKPSRLAVCQQLADPSQKPFRRKRSIINWTFWRGSNSQLDNIPLSPTSSAPGKLFGLSLPAICENDNLPKAVMDMLSVLCQDGPFTRGIFRRSANAKSCKEMKERLNSGFHVDFACESIFVTASVFKDFLRNIPGSVFSSKLCDKWVSVLNQGSQTEKIKAVKKLLEKLPQTNVTLLRYVFGVLRCIEQRSENNQMTAFNLAVCISPSLLWMPNPSSPEAEGEFTRKVSVLVQFLIENYCLVFGDDISLLYASLSPKDDNREDSSDICSFKHIDSSYDSLENELNDDGDSPYSGLPTRRNHDNRSRDSVLTLSDCDLDHVYNEENRAYNSSHAQPVKMSATSQRRSVLHEQSEEDSLCSNTSGYSSTTDVRRHRRCSEPAIGILASRFSQLNESPHENNSSCDALLSQSADDHLKQHRYLQVEGQKLINRSLTLGIDVGKNGNKKQTGDKKGTSNRLMPPNALRLNICSRTSCSSLSSPGTSPSGSSLSSLDSAFSQFSDYSVLNSNEVPSPLDCTLRQHKKQVELSPDFLGENSFSGFAVDEEGKQPYNGSTYITGKDGAEFPNNKISLSAPPMAWLKNSRSAVKIWSSKKTDKHDTSHATKALSANIQEISECSLFREHITVPNLECEAKYLPTGHRPKEYKEEDPQSQTSKHGEEVSSRKLLPHSRDKVVLDRNGNGDNGLDCSSFIFPSPVSINIEISSHVQESTQLPQTFFLGHNISLFSQLNRRKSTNSCSLEEPVLLNSSLKSSSEHSIHQPEENPSRTKDDTTKTSLSRDISIRVASFKKNKVLPSNVDTGIRIANCDLEKNFCVSPKLSTSTGDLFFQSDIHKQMKNPQECDSPITKGGRDWPSKFCSDPKFEDIDQRFFAEESYV
- the ARHGAP20 gene encoding rho GTPase-activating protein 20 isoform X1, with amino-acid sequence MEAMSPQQDNGGQQPRSSSLTGEPKISGGHENRKKMKSLAQRRQSAPSLVLSKALNKSKTITKDGCFSPVSPESCPLVQAFVCPSRSFIMHSHVQLKTGLQTQERHLFLFTDILIIAKSKSPSHYKLKHHVRVSEMWTASCMEEVCEGSTYPERSFVIGWPVTNCVATFSTPEEKDRWLRLFERYIKEEKENDHPKVIPLKIITKDIGNCAYSKTLTVTNEDTVTDVIKMALQQFGVEGSETDYQLWVTSGKDDAPYPLIGHEFPVGIKMSHIRDALPQMQGANNSINLAGAFLMEQLPREMQCQFILKPSRLAVCQQLADPSQKPFRRKRSIINWTFWRGSNSQLDNIPLSPTSSAPGKLFGLSLPAICENDNLPKAVMDMLSVLCQDGPFTRGIFRRSANAKSCKEMKERLNSGFHVDFACESIFVTASVFKDFLRNIPGSVFSSKLCDKWVSVLNQGSQTEKIKAVKKLLEKLPQTNVTLLRYVFGVLRCIEQRSENNQMTAFNLAVCISPSLLWMPNPSSPEAEGEFTRKVSVLVQFLIENYCLVFGDDISLLYASLSPKDDNREDSSDICSFKHIDSSYDSLENELNDDGDSPYSGLPTRRNHDNRSRDSVLTLSDCDLDHVYNEENRAYNSSHAQPVKMSATSQRRSVLHEQSEEDSLCSNTSGYSSTTDVRRHRRCSEPAIGILASRFSQLNESPHENNSSCDALLSQSADDHLKQHRYLQVEGQKLINRSLTLGIDVGKNGNKKQTGDKKGTSNRLMPPNALRLNICSRTSCSSLSSPGTSPSGSSLSSLDSAFSQFSDYSVLNSNEVPSPLDCTLRQHKKQVELSPDFLGENSFSGFAVDEEGKQPYNGSTYITGKDGAEFPNNKISLSAPPMAWLKNSRSAVKIWSSKKTDKHDTSHATKALSANIQEISECSLFREHITVPNLECEAKYLPTGHRPKEYKEEDPQSQTSKHGEEVSSRKLLPHSRDKVVLDRNGNGDNGLDCSSFIFPSPVSINIEISSHVQESTQLPQTFFLGHNISLFSQLNRRKSTNSCSLEEPVLLNSSLKSSSEHSIHQPEENPSRTKDDTTKTSLSRDISIRVASFKKNKVLPSNVDTGIRIANCDLEKNFCVSPKLSTSTGDLFFQSDIHKQMKNPQECDSPITKGGRDWPSKFCSDPKFEDIDQRFFAEESYV